One genomic window of Staphylococcus hsinchuensis includes the following:
- a CDS encoding ABC transporter ATP-binding protein yields the protein MNAIETKDLEKVYGTNSVVNKVNLNVEKGIIFGFLGKNGAGKSTFINMLTGLTQPTSGTYQLASRKEKVGVLPDYSTLYDDMTALDHLKYFNKLLKAEMQNDQLVQLLKDVGLNDAIHLKAKKYSFGMKKKLAFAQAMLNNPEIVFLDEPTSGVDANSILTIHDLMKKLARQGTTVFFTSHNLDEVEKLSDKIAIMDQGRIKVQGDMEYLKSSIEQDIKVDVKFMNDSTLDTAGIEQKLSEFVTECHWKPHRLQATLKSKQDVSTINKILVLNDVEVYAIDLHEPSLEEIFIKTGQTSQ from the coding sequence GAAACTAAAGATTTGGAAAAAGTGTATGGAACGAATTCAGTTGTTAACAAGGTAAATTTAAACGTTGAAAAAGGTATAATTTTTGGATTTTTAGGGAAAAACGGAGCAGGGAAATCAACATTTATTAATATGCTTACTGGTTTAACTCAACCTACAAGCGGGACGTATCAACTTGCTTCACGCAAGGAAAAAGTAGGCGTACTACCTGATTATTCGACATTATATGACGATATGACAGCACTGGACCATTTGAAATATTTCAATAAATTATTAAAAGCTGAAATGCAAAATGACCAATTAGTTCAATTATTAAAGGACGTTGGCCTGAATGATGCGATTCATTTAAAAGCGAAAAAATATTCATTTGGTATGAAGAAAAAGTTAGCATTTGCACAAGCGATGTTGAATAATCCAGAAATTGTATTCTTAGACGAGCCTACGTCTGGTGTTGATGCAAATTCAATTTTGACGATTCATGATTTAATGAAAAAACTTGCAAGGCAAGGTACTACAGTATTCTTCACCTCACATAACCTCGATGAAGTCGAAAAGCTAAGTGATAAAATCGCAATCATGGATCAAGGACGTATTAAAGTTCAAGGAGATATGGAATATTTAAAGTCTTCAATAGAACAAGACATTAAAGTAGATGTTAAGTTCATGAATGATTCAACGTTGGATACAGCTGGTATTGAACAGAAATTGAGTGAGTTTGTGACGGAATGCCATTGGAAACCGCATCGACTCCAAGCAACATTAAAATCTAAACAGGACGTCTCAACAATCAATAAAATACTTGTCCTCAATGATGTGGAAGTATACGCGATTGATTTACACGAACCAAGTTTAGAAGAAATATTCATTAAAACAGGTCAAACATCGCAATAA
- a CDS encoding MMPL family transporter, translating into MAKLLYKLGKVIANHKWFSVIAWLILLLVIILPLMSHAPKFNSDITMNGLKSLDTNDKMSKEFHQDSQKAAMKVVFHSHKHDGIKDKDTKKDIEDALDNIKQKDDYVLNVSDPYKDGQIDKGGDTAIATVNYVTPQTSLQDSSKKIIDDEIQDIKADHNLEIEKASASAMKSDVGGNSEMIGIVVAFIILLITFGSLIAAGMPIVSAIIGLGSSVGIISLLTLVFDIPNVTLTLAVMIGLAVGIDYSLFILFRYKENVKKGIQPIEAIALAVGTAGSAVIFAGTTVIMAVCGLSLVGIDFLATMGFASALSVLFAVFSALTLLPALISIFHKQIKIKDRKKNKAVEKKDNPWAKFVVGKPWIAAILSIFILALAIIPISQMRLGMPDNGIKPDGSPEHKTYQLISDNFGAGHNGQIVMLVNTKDGGNEKSINNDLNNIRHDIQDLDHVDSVAKPKLNGNNHYALIAITPEEGPNAKSTTDLTYELRDYHDQAQQDYHFDTEITGQSVINIDMSEKLNGAIPVFAGVIVALAFVLLMIVFRSIIVPLKAVLGFVLTLLATLGFTTLVMQQGFLGGLFGVDNTGPVLAFLPVIVIGLLFGLAIDYELFLMTRVHEEYSKTGDNDYAIRTGIKQSGPVIVAAALIMFSVFIAFVFQDDTTIKSMGLALAFGVLFDAFIVRMTLIPALTKMFGNASWYLPKWLAAIIPNVDVEGKALESDNNNDDDDHTHTDHSVDSHSENDKSNNENYMHFSKFNDDTHHGDAHKIRELKTTNLYQTLVWKTDDHNILYNALMLYAKAHHKEVYDEYHEDEYYMNDHHDDAHDDNKH; encoded by the coding sequence TTGGCAAAACTTTTATACAAACTAGGGAAAGTTATAGCTAATCATAAGTGGTTTAGTGTCATTGCATGGTTAATATTACTACTCGTGATTATCCTACCATTAATGAGCCATGCTCCTAAATTTAATAGTGATATCACTATGAATGGCTTAAAATCACTAGATACGAACGATAAGATGAGTAAGGAATTCCATCAGGATAGTCAGAAGGCAGCGATGAAAGTCGTCTTCCATTCACATAAACATGATGGCATTAAAGATAAAGATACGAAGAAAGATATTGAAGATGCATTAGATAACATTAAACAAAAAGATGATTACGTATTAAACGTGTCAGATCCATATAAAGATGGTCAAATTGATAAAGGTGGCGACACTGCAATTGCTACAGTGAATTACGTTACGCCACAAACATCATTACAAGATTCATCTAAAAAAATCATTGATGATGAAATTCAAGATATAAAAGCAGACCATAATCTTGAAATAGAAAAAGCAAGTGCATCTGCGATGAAGTCAGATGTTGGCGGTAATTCAGAAATGATTGGTATTGTGGTAGCATTTATCATTCTACTAATCACGTTTGGTTCGCTAATTGCAGCAGGTATGCCAATCGTAAGTGCCATCATTGGATTAGGTTCTAGTGTTGGTATCATCTCACTACTCACATTGGTATTTGATATTCCAAATGTAACTTTAACCTTAGCAGTTATGATTGGTTTAGCAGTCGGTATCGACTACTCGCTCTTTATATTATTCAGATATAAAGAAAATGTGAAAAAAGGCATCCAACCTATTGAAGCAATTGCCTTAGCTGTTGGTACTGCAGGTAGTGCAGTAATCTTCGCAGGTACTACAGTTATCATGGCCGTTTGTGGTTTATCCCTTGTAGGCATTGATTTCTTAGCAACGATGGGCTTTGCTTCAGCATTGAGTGTGTTATTCGCTGTATTTTCAGCTTTAACATTATTACCTGCGTTAATCTCAATTTTCCATAAACAAATTAAAATTAAAGATAGAAAGAAAAATAAAGCCGTTGAAAAGAAAGATAATCCTTGGGCTAAATTTGTAGTTGGTAAACCATGGATTGCAGCGATTTTAAGTATATTTATTTTAGCATTAGCAATTATACCAATTAGTCAAATGAGATTAGGTATGCCAGATAATGGAATTAAACCAGATGGTTCACCTGAGCATAAAACATATCAACTGATTTCAGATAATTTCGGTGCTGGTCATAACGGCCAAATTGTAATGCTTGTAAATACTAAAGATGGTGGCAACGAAAAATCAATTAATAATGATTTAAATAATATTCGTCATGATATTCAAGATTTAGATCATGTTGATTCAGTAGCAAAACCAAAACTAAATGGTAATAATCATTATGCATTGATTGCAATTACTCCAGAAGAAGGGCCAAACGCGAAATCAACAACAGATTTAACTTATGAACTACGTGATTATCATGACCAAGCGCAACAAGATTACCACTTCGATACAGAAATCACAGGTCAAAGCGTAATCAACATCGATATGTCAGAAAAACTTAACGGTGCCATTCCAGTATTCGCAGGTGTCATCGTAGCATTAGCCTTTGTATTATTGATGATTGTATTCCGTTCAATCATAGTTCCGTTGAAAGCAGTACTCGGTTTCGTACTTACGTTACTAGCGACATTAGGCTTCACAACATTAGTTATGCAACAAGGTTTCTTAGGCGGTCTCTTTGGCGTTGATAACACAGGTCCAGTACTCGCATTCTTACCTGTTATAGTAATTGGATTGCTCTTCGGTTTAGCGATCGACTATGAATTGTTCTTAATGACACGTGTGCATGAAGAGTACAGTAAGACAGGTGATAACGATTATGCAATTCGCACAGGTATTAAACAAAGTGGTCCTGTCATAGTAGCTGCAGCATTAATCATGTTCAGTGTATTTATCGCCTTTGTATTCCAAGATGATACAACAATTAAATCTATGGGATTAGCGCTTGCGTTCGGTGTATTATTTGATGCATTTATCGTAAGAATGACTTTAATCCCAGCATTAACAAAAATGTTCGGTAACGCTTCTTGGTATTTACCAAAATGGTTAGCAGCGATTATTCCAAATGTAGATGTTGAAGGTAAGGCATTAGAATCAGATAATAATAATGATGATGATGACCATACACACACAGATCATAGCGTTGATAGTCATTCTGAAAATGATAAATCTAATAATGAAAATTACATGCATTTTTCAAAGTTTAATGACGATACACATCATGGAGATGCTCATAAAATAAGAGAACTGAAAACAACAAATTTATACCAAACGTTAGTATGGAAAACAGATGATCATAATATTCTATACAATGCATTGATGCTCTATGCAAAAGCACATCACAAAGAAGTATACGATGAATATCATGAAGATGAGTATTACATGAATGACCACCATGATGACGCTCATGACGATAATAAACATTAA
- a CDS encoding glycine betaine ABC transporter substrate-binding protein: MFKHRSLKILGLIATLALAIVLSACGNGSSSQKKPSLGNKDIEIPYVATDNSAARSLVIAEVLKKAGYDVTTTPVQASGPLYADVSGNKDAFHASGIFPTVDKSYYDKFKSKITKYDKHSFVDDVKVGLAVPQYAQNINSISDLKDNEQFGKAVNHKIQGTDARNGVMKATKDEIGSGDLKDYELNESSDQAQFKQLQKAHQAQQPILFTAMEPSWIAKELKFKMLDDPNKIYGDDNQHINLVFNKDFEKTHPAAYQIGTRMSDDWSHSDEETIAKKMFVDRKNPEDVAKDYVDNNENKVDDWIKDIKK; the protein is encoded by the coding sequence ATGTTCAAACACAGAAGTTTAAAAATACTGGGTTTGATTGCCACACTTGCCTTAGCCATTGTGCTAAGTGCATGTGGTAATGGATCTTCTAGTCAGAAAAAACCTTCTCTTGGTAACAAAGATATAGAGATTCCATATGTGGCGACAGATAATTCTGCAGCCCGTTCCTTAGTTATTGCAGAAGTATTGAAAAAAGCAGGCTATGATGTGACGACAACACCTGTACAAGCAAGTGGTCCATTATATGCTGACGTTTCAGGCAATAAAGATGCTTTTCATGCTTCAGGGATCTTCCCAACAGTTGATAAATCATACTACGATAAGTTCAAGAGTAAGATAACTAAGTATGATAAACACAGCTTTGTAGATGATGTGAAAGTTGGTTTAGCTGTACCACAATATGCACAAAATATTAATTCTATCAGTGACTTAAAAGACAACGAACAATTTGGTAAAGCTGTAAATCACAAAATTCAAGGAACTGATGCAAGAAACGGTGTGATGAAGGCTACGAAAGATGAAATTGGTTCGGGCGATCTAAAAGACTATGAACTTAATGAATCTTCAGACCAAGCACAGTTCAAACAACTTCAAAAAGCACATCAAGCACAACAACCAATTCTATTCACAGCTATGGAACCGAGTTGGATTGCTAAAGAGCTGAAATTCAAAATGCTAGATGACCCTAATAAAATTTATGGTGATGATAACCAACATATTAATCTAGTATTTAATAAAGACTTTGAAAAAACACATCCAGCTGCATATCAAATTGGAACACGTATGTCAGATGATTGGAGTCATTCAGACGAAGAAACAATAGCTAAGAAAATGTTCGTCGATCGAAAAAATCCTGAAGATGTAGCGAAAGACTACGTGGATAACAATGAAAATAAAGTAGATGACTGGATTAAAGATATTAAAAAATAG
- a CDS encoding TetR/AcrR family transcriptional regulator, translated as METSAQKRTVRHIISTSYQLLEHHYFDSITVQQICQEAEINRSTFYRYFEDKNDLLYHIMQYIGELLFGTKHIHQKRNAIESLFHYIDDHRSTFRHLLLSSKQEDVFRDFQQIISNEMFEGAFAKTDCEEHEDELAAHIRESRFPHLICDVKSMMLVEVLRQWLVHKYEFTPKELIKFIEEEL; from the coding sequence ATGGAAACTTCTGCACAAAAAAGAACCGTCAGACATATTATTAGTACATCTTATCAACTATTAGAACATCATTACTTTGATAGCATTACCGTACAACAAATATGTCAGGAAGCGGAAATCAATCGAAGTACCTTTTACCGTTATTTTGAAGATAAAAATGATTTATTGTACCATATTATGCAATATATTGGAGAATTACTATTTGGTACCAAACATATACATCAAAAGCGAAACGCGATTGAGAGTTTATTTCATTACATTGATGATCACCGAAGTACATTCAGACATTTATTACTTTCTTCCAAACAAGAGGATGTCTTCCGTGACTTCCAACAAATTATTAGCAATGAAATGTTTGAAGGGGCTTTTGCTAAAACGGATTGCGAAGAACACGAAGATGAACTTGCCGCTCATATTCGTGAGTCACGATTCCCGCATTTAATTTGTGATGTAAAGAGTATGATGTTAGTTGAAGTATTGCGTCAATGGTTAGTCCATAAATATGAATTTACACCGAAAGAACTCATAAAATTTATAGAAGAAGAATTATAG
- a CDS encoding acyl-CoA thioesterase: protein MERYKYPKESKIVSTDQVLINDLNNYNTLFGGVLMKKIDNNATLSARRHARVKECVTASTDSVEFLHPITQSDSVCIESSVVYTGTKSMEIFCKVISEDMITAERKIAAIAFLTFVALDEDKKPITIPKIKPQTDEEQFLYDHGAERAEIRRNKRKQSKLILEALDINKPWEVE from the coding sequence ATGGAAAGATATAAGTACCCTAAAGAAAGTAAGATTGTCAGTACGGATCAAGTTTTGATTAATGACTTGAACAATTACAATACCCTTTTCGGTGGCGTATTGATGAAGAAAATCGACAATAACGCGACCCTATCAGCACGTAGACATGCCAGAGTTAAAGAATGTGTTACAGCCTCAACTGACTCTGTAGAATTTTTACACCCCATTACACAATCTGATTCCGTTTGTATTGAGTCTTCTGTCGTTTATACGGGAACAAAATCAATGGAAATCTTCTGTAAAGTGATTTCAGAAGATATGATTACAGCAGAAAGAAAGATTGCTGCCATTGCATTTCTTACTTTCGTAGCCCTAGATGAGGATAAAAAGCCTATTACAATCCCTAAAATTAAACCCCAAACGGATGAGGAACAGTTTTTATACGATCACGGCGCAGAAAGAGCAGAAATTCGTAGAAATAAAAGAAAGCAAAGTAAGTTAATTCTAGAAGCATTAGATATCAATAAACCTTGGGAAGTGGAGTAG
- a CDS encoding LysR family transcriptional regulator: MELKHMQYFVEVVNEKSMTKAAAKLFITQPTISNTIKLIENELEVTLFRRYKNQIYLTDAGEAFFFQCKEMLKMYDNIPNELSNLLEMKTGHLKIGIPTIINIRKLIKLISQFHKLYPNVSFQLFENGSKKIEHDIYYGDLDMGITVLPTNNEIFDNFSILEERLKLVVHKDHELASKSSIDIQDLKDQEFILFSSDFFLNDKIINTCRNHNFNPNVIFESTQWSFIEEMLLNNMGICILPEGILQLLDSDLLTIDINEPTMKWELAIIWRKDVIVDSLTKNWIKFIQENYLLKKY; the protein is encoded by the coding sequence TTGGAACTCAAACATATGCAGTATTTTGTAGAGGTTGTAAATGAAAAGAGTATGACCAAAGCTGCAGCAAAGCTTTTTATTACGCAACCTACGATCAGTAATACAATTAAATTAATTGAAAATGAACTTGAAGTTACTTTATTTAGAAGGTATAAGAATCAAATCTACTTAACTGATGCTGGAGAAGCGTTTTTCTTTCAATGTAAAGAAATGTTGAAGATGTATGATAATATCCCAAATGAGTTAAGTAATTTATTAGAAATGAAAACAGGTCATCTTAAAATTGGTATTCCGACTATTATTAACATTAGAAAGTTAATTAAATTGATTTCACAATTTCATAAATTGTATCCTAATGTCTCTTTCCAACTTTTCGAAAACGGTAGTAAGAAAATAGAGCATGATATCTATTATGGTGATCTTGATATGGGGATTACTGTGTTGCCTACAAATAATGAGATATTCGATAATTTCTCTATATTGGAAGAGCGTCTAAAGTTAGTGGTGCATAAAGACCATGAACTAGCTAGTAAATCATCGATTGATATACAAGATTTAAAGGATCAAGAATTCATATTATTTAGTTCTGACTTTTTCTTAAATGACAAAATTATTAATACGTGTCGTAATCATAATTTCAATCCGAATGTCATCTTTGAATCAACGCAATGGAGCTTTATTGAAGAAATGTTACTCAATAATATGGGAATCTGTATTTTGCCTGAAGGTATTTTGCAATTGCTGGATAGCGATTTACTCACAATCGACATTAACGAGCCAACGATGAAATGGGAATTGGCTATTATTTGGAGAAAAGATGTCATTGTTGATTCCTTAACTAAAAATTGGATTAAGTTTATTCAAGAAAACTATTTACTAAAAAAATATTAG
- a CDS encoding IS6-like element IS257 family transposase, with translation MNYFRYKQFNKDVITVAVGYYLRYALSYRDISEMLRERGVNVHHSTVYRWVQEYAPILYQIWKKKHKKAYYKWRIDETYIKIKGKWNYLYRAIDAEGHTLDIWLRKQRDNHSAYAFIKRLIKQFGKPQKVITDQAPSTKVAMAKVIKAFKLKPDCHYTSKYLNNLIEQDHRHIKVRKTRYQSINTAKNTLKGIECIYALYKKNRRSLQIYGFSPCHEISIMLAS, from the coding sequence ATGAACTATTTCAGATATAAACAATTTAACAAGGATGTTATCACTGTAGCCGTTGGCTACTATCTAAGATATGCATTGAGTTATCGTGATATATCTGAAATGTTAAGGGAACGTGGTGTAAACGTTCATCATTCAACGGTCTACCGTTGGGTTCAAGAATATGCTCCAATTTTATATCAAATTTGGAAGAAAAAGCATAAAAAAGCTTATTACAAATGGCGTATTGATGAGACGTACATCAAAATAAAAGGAAAATGGAACTATTTATATCGTGCCATTGATGCAGAGGGACATACATTAGATATTTGGTTGCGTAAGCAACGAGATAATCATTCGGCATATGCATTTATCAAACGTCTCATTAAACAATTTGGTAAACCTCAAAAGGTAATTACAGATCAGGCACCTTCAACGAAGGTAGCAATGGCTAAAGTCATTAAAGCTTTTAAACTTAAACCTGACTGTCATTATACATCGAAATATCTGAATAATCTCATTGAGCAAGATCACCGTCATATTAAAGTAAGAAAGACAAGATATCAAAGTATCAATACGGCAAAGAATACTTTAAAAGGTATTGAATGTATTTACGCTCTATATAAAAAGAACCGCAGGTCTCTTCAGATCTACGGATTTTCGCCATGCCACGAAATTAGCATCATGCTAGCAAGTTAA